TTCGAGCCCGGCCCCCGGAACTTCGGGATCGACCCCACGCAGCGGTATCCGTCGACATCGGTCAATTCTATTAGTTTCGCCATCGCCCTCGCGGTGACATTGTTCCGAACCCCCATCTTCAGGAGCGCGTACAGTACGGTCGGGAAGTTCGTCATCACCCAGTCGTACGCCTGCTCGCCTGTGCCTCCGAACGCGGGCGGGATACGCATCAGTACGAGCGGGATACCGTCGGGAGAGACGTGCGCGAGCACTATGTCGATAATCTCCGCCATACCGGGAAAGTCCTTGGTGACCCCGAGATCGGCGAGGAGCGCGAGACGGTGCAGGGGCAGGTCGGACTTATCGTGCCGTTCGATGGGGGATTCGTTCCATTTTTGCACGGCGGCGATATTTTCGGCGATAAAGTCGTCCTGTCCGAGCAGGGCGGGGTCGGGAGTTCCGCCGAACAGAAGCGCGGAGTTATAACGGACATACGGTATCGGCGAACTTGTAAGCCAGTCTTTCGTGGATTGCGGGATGAGCATGAGATACCCCCTTTATAAATCCATAGTAAAATGATAAAAGATTTATCCTTAAAGTCAAGGTGTTTTCGTTCAAAACGAAGTCCAATCGGTAATATTTAACGACAGGAGGGGGATTCCGGTACAGTTTTGGGCATAGAATTGACGATTTACCCATTGATTTTGAAAATTCATTCGACAATATTCCGTTTTTCCGAAAAGTATGTTATAATCCATCCGGTGAGAATTTCGACGAAGGAAAAATGTGAAAGGCGCGTTACCAACTATCGCTATTATAGGGCGGCCGAATGTCGGCAAGTCCTCCCTGTTCAATCTGCTGATCAAGGAGCGGAAGTCCATTGTGGACGAGATGGAGGGAGTGACCCGCGATATCAATATCGGGGAATTCAAGACGCTGCGGGGACGCGCGTTCCGAATCTACGATACGGCCGGGTATCTCGAAAAGGGCGACCAATTTAATAAACTGGTGCAGGAGAAGGTCAAGCAGGCGATCGCCTATGCCGACCTCATCCTGTTTATGGTTGACGGGCGGGAGTACCACCCGATAGACGAGGAACTCGGGCGGTTTCTCCGCAAGCAGAAGAAGCCCGTGATCGTGATCGCGAACAAGCTCGACCATAAGAAGTTCGACGACGATCTCTACGAGTTCTATAACCTCGGCTTCGAGGAGATAGTGCCGTTCTCGGTGATCCATAAACGCGGGGTGTCCGACCTCATGGACACGTTCGAGGACATGTTCCCCGAGGGCGCGGACAGCGACGATGTTTCCGGCGAGATATGTGTCTCGATAGTCGGGCGGCCGAATGTCGGCAAGTCGATGCTCGTGAACACCCTCCTCGGCTACGAGCGCAGTATCGTGTCCGAAGTGCCCGGCACGACGCGGGATTCGCTCGACGATGTGCTGGACTGGAAGGGGAAGAAGATTCGCCTGATCGATACCGCCGGATTGCGGCGGACGTCGCGGGTCGAGGACGATATCGAGTATTACAGCGCGGTACGTACCGCGCAGGCGATAGAGCGCAGCCATATAGTGATACAGCTTCTCGAGGCGAACGAGCCGATCTCGCATCAGGATAAGCATATCAGCGAGATGGTGATCGAGAAGGGACGCGGGCTCATATTCGCGTATAATAAATGGGACCTGATGGGTCTCGAGGAAGACGGCGAGGAGAACTACCGCCGGATGCAGGATTTCAGGAAGACGACCCTGAAGGAATATCCGACGTTCGATTATATCCCGGTCGAGTTTATCTCGGCGAGGGATAATTATAAGGTCGCCCGCCTGATGGAATTGGTATTCACCGTATACGAGGAATATAATAAAAGGGTGCCGACCCCGGAACTCAACGAATGGCTGAAAGTGACGATCCGTGAGACCGATCTCGATAAACCGAAGTCTAATCTCAAGATCTATTACGCGACCCAGCCGTTGACGGCTCCCCCGAAGTTCATT
The genomic region above belongs to Brevinematales bacterium and contains:
- the der gene encoding ribosome biogenesis GTPase Der: MKGALPTIAIIGRPNVGKSSLFNLLIKERKSIVDEMEGVTRDINIGEFKTLRGRAFRIYDTAGYLEKGDQFNKLVQEKVKQAIAYADLILFMVDGREYHPIDEELGRFLRKQKKPVIVIANKLDHKKFDDDLYEFYNLGFEEIVPFSVIHKRGVSDLMDTFEDMFPEGADSDDVSGEICVSIVGRPNVGKSMLVNTLLGYERSIVSEVPGTTRDSLDDVLDWKGKKIRLIDTAGLRRTSRVEDDIEYYSAVRTAQAIERSHIVIQLLEANEPISHQDKHISEMVIEKGRGLIFAYNKWDLMGLEEDGEENYRRMQDFRKTTLKEYPTFDYIPVEFISARDNYKVARLMELVFTVYEEYNKRVPTPELNEWLKVTIRETDLDKPKSNLKIYYATQPLTAPPKFIVFVNKREHMRKDFPRYMEKRIRAEFGFSGVPVRLYFKQREREKKNT